A region from the Romboutsia lituseburensis genome encodes:
- a CDS encoding N-acetylmuramoyl-L-alanine amidase family protein yields MRKLIIDLGHGDTDPGAIGPNKTNESDVVLAIGKELNELLKGCNLEIKFTRLSDKYLSLQERSKIANDFKADYFLSI; encoded by the coding sequence ATGAGAAAATTAATTATTGATTTAGGACATGGAGACACAGATCCAGGAGCAATCGGACCTAATAAAACAAATGAATCTGATGTCGTTTTAGCTATAGGAAAAGAACTTAATGAATTATTGAAAGGTTGTAACCTTGAAATTAAATTTACAAGGCTATCAGATAAATATCTTTCACTTCAAGAAAGATCCAAGATAGCAAATGATTTTAAAGCAGATTATTTTTTATCAATTTGA
- a CDS encoding replication initiation protein encodes MDNKMLVKNNAFITAKYNLTLDENRLFVYILYNIQKNKNGLSCTIKREDFSNIFKNRTNSTVKGVTKVLDDIKKKSIYFKENLEDGSINWGSYVFLMGYVYNNKSDSFKIEVPERVYNLLMQYIDGYTPITLQTWLGLKNTYAQRFYDLLRMWSGTKNIISYKVYDLKMYFQIEDKYPNFKDFKRRVIVPAVTELNNTGYFEIDFKENKVGRKVDSIDFIVKDLDKRKYFTKDDTTKEILSKVIEEVAVTSENIIIDDKEETILKPNDSTSIENINDPKGFEFEPFVPDETLFTKGTLRSFKKDFKDIDFKNEYMERAFDDAVMITLDRDDVETIKASSYKFFKGTLENKIVEYKIEEKEDIKHKKEMDMHW; translated from the coding sequence ATGGATAATAAAATGCTAGTTAAAAATAATGCTTTTATAACTGCTAAATATAACTTAACACTTGATGAGAATAGGTTATTTGTTTATATATTATATAATATTCAAAAGAATAAAAATGGATTATCTTGCACTATAAAGAGAGAGGATTTTTCTAATATATTTAAAAATAGGACAAATTCAACTGTAAAGGGAGTTACAAAAGTATTAGATGATATAAAGAAAAAATCTATATATTTTAAAGAAAATTTAGAAGATGGGTCTATAAACTGGGGCTCATATGTATTTTTAATGGGATATGTATATAATAATAAATCAGATTCTTTTAAAATTGAAGTTCCAGAGAGAGTATATAATCTTTTAATGCAGTATATAGATGGATATACTCCTATTACATTACAAACTTGGTTAGGCTTAAAAAATACTTATGCTCAAAGGTTTTATGATCTACTTAGGATGTGGAGTGGAACAAAAAATATTATTAGTTATAAAGTATATGATTTAAAGATGTATTTTCAGATAGAAGATAAGTATCCTAATTTTAAGGACTTTAAAAGAAGAGTTATAGTTCCTGCCGTAACCGAGCTTAATAATACTGGATATTTTGAGATAGATTTTAAAGAGAATAAAGTAGGTAGAAAGGTTGATTCTATTGACTTTATCGTAAAAGATTTAGACAAAAGGAAGTATTTTACTAAGGATGATACTACAAAAGAAATATTAAGTAAAGTAATTGAAGAAGTTGCAGTTACTAGTGAGAACATTATTATTGATGATAAAGAAGAAACAATTCTTAAACCTAACGATAGTACTTCAATAGAAAATATAAATGATCCAAAAGGATTTGAGTTTGAGCCTTTTGTTCCTGATGAAACATTATTTACAAAAGGAACTTTGAGAAGTTTTAAAAAAGATTTCAAAGATATAGATTTCAAGAATGAATATATGGAAAGAGCTTTTGATGATGCTGTTATGATCACTTTAGATAGAGATGATGTGGAAACTATTAAGGCTAGCTCATATAAGTTTTTTAAAGGAACTTTAGAGAATAAGATTGTTGAGTATAAAATTGAGGAAAAAGAGGATATAAAGCATAAAAAAGAGATGGATATGCATTGGTGA
- a CDS encoding N-acetylmuramoyl-L-alanine amidase: MILKQIIFYQFEQRVGETFHINSASDKTVRGVEVWQYSNKNEKLNKFSNDLCNDISKIFNIRNRGLKLSKDLSVLRNTTMPAALIEVDFISNSQAEKDLNVDSNIKSVAIAIKDNLVKLLDLQTTTTDIFYRVCIGAYRDKNNAFNQVKLAKDKGFKDAYII; encoded by the coding sequence ATGATTTTAAAGCAGATTATTTTTTATCAATTTGAGCAACGTGTTGGCGAAACATTTCATATTAATTCAGCTAGTGATAAAACAGTAAGAGGTGTTGAAGTTTGGCAGTATTCAAATAAAAATGAGAAGTTAAATAAATTCTCTAATGACTTATGTAATGATATTTCAAAGATTTTCAATATTAGAAATAGAGGTTTAAAATTAAGTAAAGATCTTTCAGTTTTAAGAAATACGACAATGCCAGCTGCTTTAATTGAAGTTGATTTTATTTCAAATTCTCAGGCGGAAAAAGATTTAAATGTTGATTCTAATATTAAGTCTGTAGCTATAGCTATTAAAGATAATTTAGTGAAATTATTAGATTTGCAAACAACTACTACTGATATATTTTATAGAGTTTGTATTGGTGCTTATAGAGATAAAAATAATGCTTTTAATCAAGTTAAATTAGCTAAGGATAAAGGTTTTAAAGATGCATATATAATCTAA
- a CDS encoding GNAT family N-acetyltransferase → MNFPTLETSRLYLREITDDDASDIFEYLSDDTVTKYLGKESLTNVDGAYEIINKIKINYNERRGIRWGIIHKESRKLIGTIGYDVLQVKNKRADVGYDINSNYWRQGFATEAINEVINWGFIKFDLNRIGSVVFPDNIASLNLLKKIGFTKEGLLREYIIQNNMERDTVVLSLLKKEYLAKVNKTV, encoded by the coding sequence ATGAATTTTCCAACATTAGAAACGAGTAGATTATATTTAAGAGAAATCACTGATGATGATGCAAGTGATATATTTGAATATTTATCAGATGATACAGTTACTAAATATTTAGGAAAAGAGTCATTAACTAATGTAGATGGTGCATATGAAATAATTAATAAAATTAAGATTAATTATAATGAACGAAGAGGTATAAGATGGGGAATAATACATAAGGAAAGTCGAAAACTAATAGGTACTATAGGGTATGATGTATTGCAAGTAAAAAATAAAAGAGCAGATGTAGGATATGATATTAACTCAAATTATTGGAGACAAGGATTTGCAACAGAGGCTATCAATGAAGTTATAAATTGGGGATTTATTAAATTTGATTTAAATAGAATCGGTTCAGTTGTATTTCCTGATAATATAGCATCTTTAAATTTACTTAAAAAAATTGGATTTACAAAAGAAGGATTATTAAGAGAATATATTATACAAAATAATATGGAAAGAGATACTGTAGTTCTATCCTTATTAAAAAAAGAATACTTAGCAAAGGTGAATAAAACAGTATAG
- a CDS encoding helix-turn-helix domain-containing protein has translation MAKGSFEGLYTFMEVSKIYGMDDSSLRKQVARDKFVIDEDIKKMGRTWIITEQAMVKNFGTLKFEEYKNKESKKKKVNAQNIKQKTTGSRKKVDSMNAKEEKVKDSWVQGDIKGIEIESFSFNTNNE, from the coding sequence ATGGCTAAGGGGAGCTTTGAGGGTCTATATACCTTTATGGAAGTTTCTAAAATTTATGGAATGGATGATTCTTCTTTAAGAAAACAGGTTGCACGTGATAAGTTTGTTATTGATGAAGATATAAAAAAGATGGGTAGGACCTGGATTATAACTGAACAAGCTATGGTTAAAAACTTTGGAACTTTAAAGTTTGAAGAATATAAAAATAAAGAATCAAAAAAGAAAAAGGTTAATGCTCAAAATATTAAACAAAAGACTACGGGATCCAGAAAAAAAGTTGATAGTATGAATGCTAAAGAGGAAAAAGTTAAAGATAGTTGGGTTCAAGGTGATATTAAAGGTATAGAGATAGAAAGTTTTAGTTTTAATACGAATAATGAATAA